A window of Sorex araneus isolate mSorAra2 chromosome 3, mSorAra2.pri, whole genome shotgun sequence genomic DNA:
ATAGATACAGAAATTGATGCAATTAAACAAAAACTTCAGGAtcttattttaattcttaaattgtAAATTTTTCTGCAGGTTATAATTACCTGCCCCATAATCACCAATGAATATGGTTCAATTTAACTACACCAATTATCAACCTTTTTATAccctttaaagaaaatgtaagtaAAAATTACAATTTCTTGCCAAGATTTAGGGCTTCCCAAATTTCAAATTTgtttccccttcccccctccccctagaCATTCCCCCAAAACATCTCTCCTGCAACATTCAATAGCAATCACTTGATGTATAAAAATTTTACTGTAAGTCCCCAGTTATTTAAGACACAAAAAAATGGCTGCCTACCAGTCTGTCACAAGTTAGAAATACATTTAAGAATTAACATGAGGGTTTTCAAGTTTCCTCCAGTTTAGGCATTTATACCTTTGTGCTTGTCTTATTTTAGGATGTTACTATAATATTGATATTTCTATAATCCAAGTTTATGTACCTTAAAATGTAATCATTTAAAACACTAAGAATTAAAACTTATGGTGGAGCTTTGGGAATTTCAAAAGcaactaaaaatgtttttcattatgTCTGACAGCTTCATTTCTAGAGATACTTCTAAAGTGAAACTGAGAAGGCAagagttgcatttttttttttcattcaaaaatcCCTCTGCACCATCAGGAGCCTACAATATAGCACCGTTTCTCATTTGCTCTGGAAGTACGCTTGTCAGGTGTTTTAGTCTGGATAGTAAATTTTGTATCCTTATGCTTCTCATACATCTTTGGTAAAAGCTCCATTATACAATATGGCCAAAGCATGAAGGACTAATAGCGTCCAACTGTATACCATGATATCCCGCAAATTTTAGTTTTCAGACACCCTCATAAAACCCACTCCACCTTTCCTGGATACTGCCTTTGTAGGCTTCGTTGCCGAAATTCCCTAAGTTTAACTCCTCGAGGATCTCTAAAATTAATCCTTAAGGCTATGTGAGAACCAGATGTTTTGCAAGTCCTTATCATGCATTAACATTTGGTTCAAAGTACTATCATAGTGGTCTCAATAGTCTAGGTACTGGTCCTAACCAGCTAAGTGATCTTGTTAGGATCTAGATATCACCAGTGAGCACACCGTTTACccttgaagaaaaattaatttacattcaTTGTCATCTGTAGGTTCTTTCATCCTACTTCCCCTTTAATCATTCCTCAAGTCTACACATTCATTCACATTTCCTTCCTTTAAAGGAGATAGTCTATTACCTATTACCGAACCAACAAGATATGACCATTTGCATGAGTTAATTCTGCAATCAAATAGAATTAAATACCTTTATAAAACATGTTTTCCAGTGTTCTAATTAATGGAGATGTGGATCActcatctattaaaaaaaagtcttatctTCAGCTTAATCAGTTGCAGTAAAGTGAAAATAGGAATGTCTTTTCCCAACTAGGTAAAAGGTGCTTATTATCTGAACTTCTGGATGCTTCATTAATGAATAAACAATAAAGCAACTTAAGAACTATTGGTCTTAAGATATCTGAAACAAGGTAAAAGTATATATTCCAGTTTTGCCCAAGTCACTTAtaacatctaaaatattttatcgGTGTGTGGCATACACCATTATTATTGCTCCATTTTCTGCAGAGATATTTTGGAATTAAAAAGAGACAAAACAGTAAAACTGCTAACTCTGCAGTAAAAAAACCCTGTCTTTGATGGGTTACATTGAACTTTTATGCAGTGTTAGCTACGTAGAGGGGAACTCCAATTTTAACCCTACTCATGCATGATGTTTCAGAACTTATTAGGTGACATTTCAAAGAACTCCTTATACTACCTGTTTAACAATGATGTGCAACTGGAACATATTTCAACGATATTACTCATTAGTTGCCCCGGTGGGCTGTACACTATACTGGTCTTCGATGTCAAAGATCACACTTGAAATTACTAAATTAGAACTTGTAATAAGGGGGAAAGGCCTTAAACATAAAAGACAAACGGCAGTTTGATTATGCAATAATTTTCAGTTTACTAGATGAAACAGACTTGCAACACAGTCTGCATGAATGCAAAATAAGCCATCTACAGCAAGTGATACGGAAACtgggcaaaaaggaaaaaagcatacattggagggaaaaaaaaaaaaagattctctcaaaattaaaaaaaaaaaaaatcaaaccattaTTTAAGGAATTTATACCCAGAACGGCTATATTTCCCCCCATCCCATTTGCTGGAAGTCAacaagagctttttttttctttttagcacttTGTGTTCATTTCAAAAGTCGGATCATCCTAACGCAAAGccgagaagaaaaaaaaaataaaataaaataaaggaaaacgaACCAACCAAGTAAAGCCCCTAACCCGCCCCTCCCGCAAACGTGGAACAGGAACTCCGGAGTTCAACCTCGAGCGAGAAAAGCGACCCCGGGGCGCGGCGACCATCcagggcccgggccgggggggggggggggcgagcgcGCATTAGGACTTGTAGTTGGACGTCAACCACGTGAGGCCCTCGTAGAGTCCGTCCCCCGTGGTGGCGCAGGAGGGCTGCACATACCAGTTCCGGTCCCGGATGCGGGTCAGGCCCAGTTTCTCCTGGATCTCGTGGGGCTTCATGGCGTCGGGCAGGTCCTGCTTGTTGGCGAAGATGAGGATGATGGCGTCCCGCATCTCCCGGTCGTTGATGATGCGGTGCAGCTCCTGGCGGGCCTCGTCGATGCGGTCGCGGTCGGCGCAGTCCACCACGAAGATGAGCCCCTGGGTCCCGGTGTAGTAGTGCCGCCACAGCGGCCGGATCTTGTCCTGGCCGCCCACGTCCCACACGTTGAACTTGACGTTTTTGTAAGTCACCGTCTCCACGTTGAAGCCCACCGTGGGGATGGTGGTCACCGACTGGCCCAGCTTCAACTTGTACAGGATCGTGGTCTTGCCGGCCGCGTCCAGGCCCAGCATGAGGATCCGCATCTCCTTGTTACCGAAGATCTTGGACAGCACCTTCCCCATCGCGACGGCGGAGCCGGGGCCGGGGGCATTCAGGGGTCCCGGTTCCTCCGCTCACCCCCACAGCGCCGCCGCGGCCGCGAAACCAAAACGCCGCGTCCCGGCCGCGAGGGCGCCCGTGCGGCCTGCGTGGGTGGCGGCGCCGGGGTGCCGGGGGAGGCCGAGGAGCCGGCCCGCCGCTCACTCGGACATCACCGCCCGGAGCCCGGGATTCCGCCGCCGCTCGCCGCCGGGGGCCGGCGTCTGCGCCCGCCGAGCAGCCGCCGCCCTGCTgaggcgcggcccggcccggaaCTGCCCTTCCCCCCCTGCCGGCGCCGCACGAGCGCCGCCGCGGTGCCCGctctcccgccgccgccgcctgttctgcggcgcccccggcccggccgccggtCCACGAACACCAGGCTCCCCCCGGGCTCAGGCCACCCGTGCGGCTCCGGAGCCCCGGTGGGTCATTGATCCTCGCAGGAAACTCCGTGCGCTGCCTGCAGAGACGAGAGGAAGAAGCCAGTTAGAGCGGGGACGCCCCTAGGGAAGCGGAGGCCCCCAAAGGCCGGCTTTTCCTGCGGCGCCCCCGGAGGATACCTCCAGCCGCCGCCCCGAGCGCGGGATCCCTCCggcctctacctcctcctcccagcactgccgccgccgccgccggaaaAGGCGCCGAGGAAACCGCCTCACTTCCCCTCCCGAGTACGCAGGCGCCGTAGGACCCGGCCGTTCGGACGAGAGCGACCTCTAGCCGGAGCGCGGCCCGCGCGCACAGCGTCAGGGGCGTGGCCACGCTCGGCGCGGGCGGTGCTACGGCGGCTCAGAGGGCCCGGGGGGTGGTGCCAGCTCCCTCGCCCAGACCCGCGCGAACTCTCGCTACAGCAGCGGCGGCGGCCCGCGCCCACCTGTCGCTTCTCTAGCTCCGCCTCCCGCGTCcgacttcctcttcctcccctcgcTCCTGCTCCACCCTCCCTCGAAACAGAGGAACCCCCGacgctctgaacaccactgggtgg
This region includes:
- the ARF6 gene encoding ADP-ribosylation factor 6, translating into MGKVLSKIFGNKEMRILMLGLDAAGKTTILYKLKLGQSVTTIPTVGFNVETVTYKNVKFNVWDVGGQDKIRPLWRHYYTGTQGLIFVVDCADRDRIDEARQELHRIINDREMRDAIILIFANKQDLPDAMKPHEIQEKLGLTRIRDRNWYVQPSCATTGDGLYEGLTWLTSNYKS